A region from the Streptomyces sp. 3214.6 genome encodes:
- a CDS encoding carotenoid oxygenase family protein, whose protein sequence is MVGPEGRVTRSENISVPSGAMMHDFALTQNHVLIYDLPVTFSREAALRGAPVPYEWNDAHQARIGVMPRAGIAADVRWVDVDPVWIFHTLNAYDDRERVVLDVVTHPRMMSKATGSIEGHGTPALDRPPSTRPRGRPLCSASTTDRRSSPGSTTG, encoded by the coding sequence GTGGTCGGCCCCGAGGGCCGGGTCACCCGCAGCGAAAACATCTCCGTGCCGTCAGGCGCGATGATGCACGACTTCGCCCTGACCCAGAACCACGTCCTCATCTACGACCTGCCGGTCACCTTCAGCCGCGAGGCCGCCCTGCGCGGCGCGCCGGTTCCCTACGAGTGGAACGACGCGCACCAGGCCCGCATAGGGGTGATGCCGCGGGCGGGAATCGCGGCCGACGTGCGGTGGGTCGATGTGGATCCCGTATGGATCTTCCACACGCTGAACGCCTACGACGACAGGGAGCGCGTGGTTCTGGACGTGGTCACCCACCCGAGGATGATGTCCAAAGCCACCGGCTCCATCGAAGGCCACGGCACGCCCGCCCTGGACCGCCCACCCTCGACCCGGCCGCGGGGAAGGCCACTGTGCAGCGCCTCGACGACCGACCGCAGGAGTTCCCCCGGATCAACGACCGGCTGA
- a CDS encoding benzaldehyde dehydrogenase, translating into MSLLDADTWTAKIFADGWSGGSGGTAPVIEPATGDRLGAIGMADAEDARKAATRAAAAQAQWAARPPGERAAVLRRAGALWEAHAEEIQDWIVRESGAIRAKAALETHIAAQECYEAAALPSHPHGTVLPSDEARWSFARRRPAGVVSVIAPFNFPVILSIRSVAPALALGNAVLLKPDPRTAVCGGVALVRIFQEAGLPEGLLQLLPGGADVGEAVVTAPEVRVVSFTGSTAAGRRVGELGARHLKRTHLELGGNNALIVLPGADLALASSAGAFGSFMHQGQICMSTGRHLVHESLHDAYVEALSAKATHLPVGDPASGQVALGPLIDDRQLGRVDDLVRRTVAAGARLAAGGTYQDLFYAPTVLAAVTPAMPAWTDEVFGPVAPVVPFATTEEAIALASESEYGLSLGILGDVGDAMAIADAVPSGIVHINEQTVSDEANAPFGGVGASGTGSRFGGPEANIEAFTETQWLTARPRIAPYPF; encoded by the coding sequence ATCGAGCCCGCCACCGGGGACCGGCTCGGCGCCATCGGGATGGCCGACGCGGAGGACGCGCGCAAGGCCGCCACCCGAGCGGCGGCCGCGCAGGCACAGTGGGCGGCCCGGCCGCCCGGGGAGCGGGCCGCCGTCCTGCGCAGGGCCGGCGCGCTGTGGGAGGCGCACGCCGAGGAGATCCAGGACTGGATCGTCCGCGAGAGCGGCGCCATCCGCGCCAAGGCGGCGCTGGAGACCCACATCGCCGCCCAGGAGTGCTACGAGGCCGCCGCGCTGCCCAGCCATCCGCACGGCACTGTGCTGCCGTCCGACGAGGCACGCTGGAGCTTCGCCCGGCGCCGCCCGGCGGGCGTGGTCAGCGTCATCGCACCCTTCAACTTCCCGGTCATCCTGTCCATCCGCTCCGTCGCCCCGGCCCTCGCGCTGGGCAACGCGGTACTCCTCAAGCCCGACCCGCGCACGGCGGTGTGCGGCGGAGTCGCCCTCGTACGGATCTTCCAGGAAGCCGGTCTGCCGGAGGGACTCCTCCAACTACTACCCGGCGGCGCCGACGTGGGCGAGGCCGTGGTCACCGCTCCCGAGGTCCGCGTCGTCTCCTTCACCGGCTCCACGGCGGCGGGCCGCCGGGTCGGAGAGCTGGGTGCCCGCCATCTCAAGCGCACGCACCTGGAACTCGGCGGCAACAACGCCCTCATCGTGCTGCCCGGCGCGGACCTGGCGCTGGCCTCCTCCGCCGGCGCCTTCGGCTCCTTCATGCACCAGGGCCAGATATGCATGTCCACCGGCCGCCACCTGGTCCACGAAAGCCTGCACGACGCCTACGTGGAAGCCCTGTCCGCCAAGGCCACCCACCTGCCCGTCGGCGACCCGGCGTCCGGTCAGGTCGCGCTCGGCCCGCTCATCGACGACCGGCAGCTCGGGCGCGTCGACGACCTCGTGCGGCGGACCGTGGCCGCCGGCGCCCGGCTCGCCGCCGGCGGCACCTACCAGGACCTCTTCTATGCCCCGACCGTGCTGGCGGCCGTGACCCCGGCGATGCCCGCCTGGACGGACGAGGTGTTCGGCCCCGTGGCGCCCGTCGTGCCCTTCGCCACGACGGAGGAGGCCATCGCTCTCGCGTCCGAGAGCGAGTACGGGCTCTCCCTCGGCATCCTCGGTGACGTCGGCGACGCCATGGCCATCGCGGACGCGGTTCCCAGCGGCATCGTCCACATCAACGAGCAGACCGTCTCCGACGAGGCGAACGCCCCCTTCGGCGGCGTCGGCGCCTCCGGTACCGGGTCGCGCTTCGGCGGCCCCGAGGCCAACATCGAGGCCTTCACCGAGACCCAGTGGCTGACCGCGCGCCCCCGGATCGCCCCCTACCCCTTCTGA
- a CDS encoding carotenoid oxygenase family protein, with protein sequence MTPSGSATDLVILAAQDVTAAPVATVHLPARVPLGFHGSWIPDAG encoded by the coding sequence ATGACCCCGAGCGGCTCCGCCACCGACCTGGTGATCCTGGCGGCCCAGGACGTCACCGCGGCCCCCGTGGCCACCGTCCATCTGCCGGCCCGGGTCCCCCTCGGCTTCCACGGCAGCTGGATCCCCGACGCGGGCTGA
- a CDS encoding thiamine pyrophosphate-binding protein, whose translation MGEINAGQAIVNALRAEGVSHVFGMPGGHVLPLYDAIHRTPGISSFLVRHEHHAAAMAAAYAQLTGEPAVVLVTAGPGVTNTLTAVAEAYVGALPMIVLGGRGATATAHRGASQEVATDQVFAPVTKWSVRVDRADLLTDVLRQGFARARGGRPGPVLIDIPRDLLTLDVPDKPYLPVGPPARLAADQPAVDAAAAALAAARSPLLVAGGGVASSGAFDELRALAERLSAPVLTSLAGRGSLPDDHPLAAGGLGAHRNPVAKRLLAEADVVLGLGTRFEEMETNWQPTALPSPDATYIQVDIDPAELGRAIPAHVPVNGDIKRVLEQLLTALPEDTHASPGRTERLLQDITALNAAVDRMALDDRAPIHPARVIRTARSVFPRDTVLGVDVGALAQHIGGAFPFFRVYQPRSVITPSSFYGMGFAAAALPAARLVHPRRPALCFVGDGSFQMVMNIVPMAAQYGLAVTWCVLNDDALGSIRDLQEHTYGNRIQDTEFPFQPDFARLAEACGAYGERVDDPAAVPDALKRALAENAAGRPAVLDFAVARTRLAQTKEHYFTTYPQDE comes from the coding sequence ATGGGCGAGATCAACGCCGGTCAGGCCATCGTCAATGCCCTGCGGGCCGAGGGTGTCAGCCATGTGTTCGGCATGCCGGGCGGCCATGTCCTGCCCCTCTACGACGCCATCCACCGCACGCCCGGCATCAGCAGCTTCCTGGTTCGCCATGAGCATCACGCGGCGGCCATGGCGGCGGCGTACGCCCAGCTCACCGGCGAGCCCGCCGTGGTCCTGGTCACCGCCGGACCGGGCGTCACCAACACCCTCACCGCGGTCGCGGAGGCATACGTCGGGGCCCTGCCCATGATCGTGCTCGGCGGCCGCGGCGCCACGGCGACCGCGCACCGGGGCGCCAGCCAGGAGGTCGCCACCGACCAGGTGTTCGCCCCCGTCACCAAGTGGTCGGTCCGGGTCGACCGGGCCGACCTCCTCACCGACGTCCTGCGGCAGGGTTTCGCCCGCGCCCGCGGCGGCAGGCCGGGCCCCGTCCTGATCGACATCCCGCGTGACCTGCTGACCCTCGACGTCCCCGACAAGCCGTACCTGCCGGTCGGCCCGCCCGCCCGGCTCGCCGCCGATCAACCGGCCGTCGACGCCGCGGCAGCGGCCCTCGCCGCTGCCCGCAGCCCGCTCCTCGTCGCGGGTGGCGGAGTCGCCTCCTCCGGCGCCTTCGACGAACTGCGCGCCCTGGCCGAACGCCTGTCGGCCCCCGTACTGACCAGCCTCGCCGGACGCGGCAGCCTCCCCGACGACCACCCCCTCGCGGCCGGTGGCCTCGGCGCCCACCGCAACCCCGTCGCCAAACGGCTGCTCGCCGAGGCGGACGTGGTCCTCGGCCTCGGCACCCGCTTCGAGGAGATGGAGACCAACTGGCAGCCCACCGCCCTCCCGTCCCCCGACGCCACCTACATCCAGGTCGACATCGACCCGGCCGAACTGGGCCGCGCCATCCCGGCCCACGTCCCCGTCAACGGCGACATCAAGAGAGTCCTGGAGCAACTGCTCACCGCCCTGCCCGAGGACACACACGCCTCCCCCGGCCGCACGGAGCGCCTCCTCCAGGACATCACCGCCCTCAACGCCGCCGTCGACCGCATGGCACTCGACGACAGGGCCCCGATCCATCCCGCCCGCGTCATCCGCACCGCCCGCTCCGTCTTCCCCCGCGACACCGTCCTCGGCGTCGACGTCGGCGCCCTCGCCCAGCACATCGGCGGCGCGTTCCCCTTCTTCCGCGTCTACCAACCGCGCTCCGTCATCACCCCGTCCAGCTTCTACGGCATGGGGTTCGCGGCCGCCGCCCTGCCCGCCGCCCGCCTGGTCCACCCGCGGCGGCCCGCCCTGTGCTTCGTCGGCGACGGTTCCTTCCAAATGGTCATGAACATCGTGCCGATGGCCGCCCAGTACGGACTCGCAGTCACCTGGTGCGTGCTCAACGACGACGCCCTCGGCTCCATCCGGGACCTCCAGGAACACACCTACGGCAACCGCATCCAGGACACCGAGTTCCCCTTCCAGCCCGACTTCGCCCGCCTGGCCGAGGCCTGCGGCGCGTACGGCGAACGCGTCGACGACCCGGCCGCCGTACCTGACGCCCTGAAGCGCGCCCTCGCGGAGAACGCGGCCGGCCGCCCCGCCGTCCTGGACTTCGCCGTCGCGCGCACCCGGCTCGCGCAGACCAAGGAGCACTACTTCACGACCTACCCGCAGGACGAGTGA